Proteins found in one Cobetia sp. L2A1 genomic segment:
- the lepB gene encoding signal peptidase I, with protein MDFSLVLVIAVAVAGAVWLIDLIALRGARKARLASAEASVEGKLDGESRQKLMRDPWPVDYAKSFFPVLLLVLVVRSFAYEPFQIPSGSMLPTLKIGDFILVSKYDYGLRLPVVNTKVLEVGEPERGDVMVFRFPEDPSTNFIKRVVGLPGDTIRYEGKQLYVNGKAVGKSINARNVSEQPGETLLDETLGKHAHQIYNNPSDPGPQLREVRVPDGMYFMMGDNRDHSNDSRYWGFVPEENIVGKAVAIWMHWKDGFPDFSSVRLIH; from the coding sequence ATGGATTTTTCGCTAGTATTGGTGATTGCCGTGGCGGTGGCTGGCGCGGTGTGGTTGATAGACCTGATAGCACTGCGCGGTGCGCGCAAGGCTCGGCTCGCAAGCGCCGAAGCGTCTGTCGAAGGCAAGCTGGATGGCGAGTCGCGTCAGAAACTGATGCGCGACCCCTGGCCGGTGGATTACGCCAAATCGTTCTTCCCGGTGCTGCTGCTGGTGCTGGTGGTACGCTCCTTCGCGTATGAACCGTTCCAGATTCCGTCCGGCTCGATGCTACCGACCTTGAAGATCGGAGATTTCATCCTGGTCAGCAAGTACGATTACGGTCTGCGGTTGCCGGTCGTCAACACCAAGGTGTTGGAAGTCGGTGAGCCGGAGCGTGGCGATGTGATGGTGTTCCGTTTCCCGGAAGACCCGTCGACCAACTTCATCAAGCGGGTTGTCGGGTTGCCCGGCGATACCATCCGTTATGAAGGCAAGCAGCTCTATGTCAACGGCAAGGCTGTGGGCAAGTCGATCAATGCACGCAATGTCAGTGAGCAGCCCGGCGAAACTTTGCTGGACGAGACACTGGGGAAACATGCGCATCAAATCTACAATAACCCTAGCGACCCTGGTCCGCAGTTACGCGAAGTTCGGGTGCCCGATGGCATGTATTTCATGATGGGTGACAATCGCGACCACTCCAACGACAGTCGCTACTGGGGCTTTGTCCCGGAAGAGAACATCGTGGGCAAGGCGGTAGCGATATGGATGCACTGGAAAGACGGGTTCCCTGACTTTTCCTCGGTACGCCTGATTCATTGA
- a CDS encoding VF530 family DNA-binding protein, translated as MSEAPPSTSRLDPLHGVTLKALVTWLVDHYGFETLGELIPINCFTSDPSINSSLKFLRRTPWARTKVEMLYIKTVDRYLHD; from the coding sequence ATGAGCGAAGCACCGCCCTCCACCTCGCGTCTCGATCCACTCCATGGAGTTACCTTGAAAGCGCTGGTCACCTGGCTGGTAGACCACTACGGCTTCGAGACACTGGGCGAGCTGATCCCGATCAACTGCTTCACCAGCGACCCAAGCATCAACTCCAGCCTCAAGTTTCTACGTCGTACGCCCTGGGCACGCACCAAGGTAGAAATGCTCTACATCAAGACAGTCGATCGTTATCTACACGATTGA
- a CDS encoding sigma-E factor negative regulatory protein, protein MNLKTTESVKESLSALMDAEGDELDLRRVLKGLDESPEAADTWRRYHLARSAMHRERESVFTMDIAAAVSAEVEMVSREVPAVEPVAERRSLFSFAGSAAIAAGVAVMVITGVQVFNGSESGVPTSVTGGAELASSVPGSESAELRQVSQSPANAEVPQWSLPAAGNGLMQVGATSMNTRPMFMAPQGESYGNQGMSSSNVAAADLAQRRLLEAYLSKHSARGPVPERSEWISLQDVAQ, encoded by the coding sequence ATGAATCTGAAGACCACCGAATCCGTGAAAGAGTCGCTCTCCGCGCTGATGGATGCGGAGGGTGACGAGCTGGATCTGCGTCGTGTCCTCAAAGGACTCGATGAGTCTCCTGAGGCAGCAGATACCTGGCGTCGTTATCATCTGGCGCGCAGTGCCATGCACCGCGAACGCGAAAGCGTATTCACCATGGACATCGCAGCGGCAGTCAGTGCTGAAGTCGAGATGGTGTCGCGAGAAGTGCCCGCAGTCGAGCCGGTTGCAGAGCGACGTAGCCTGTTCTCCTTCGCTGGATCCGCAGCCATTGCCGCCGGCGTGGCAGTGATGGTTATCACTGGCGTGCAAGTCTTCAACGGCAGTGAAAGTGGCGTACCGACCAGCGTTACTGGGGGTGCAGAGCTTGCCAGTAGTGTGCCCGGCAGCGAGAGCGCTGAGCTTCGCCAGGTAAGCCAGTCACCGGCGAATGCCGAAGTACCTCAGTGGTCTCTGCCTGCTGCGGGTAACGGCCTGATGCAGGTCGGCGCGACATCGATGAACACTCGACCGATGTTCATGGCGCCCCAGGGTGAGAGCTACGGAAATCAGGGCATGTCCTCAAGCAATGTCGCGGCGGCAGACCTTGCCCAGCGTCGTCTGCTTGAAGCGTACCTGAGCAAGCACTCTGCGCGTGGCCCAGTGCCGGAGCGTAGTGAGTGGATAAGCCTGCAGGACGTCGCCCAGTAA
- a CDS encoding SoxR reducing system RseC family protein, with protein sequence MMQEEGQVTGHGREGVWVETQRSSTCGSCNARSGCGSGLLSQFSRRKPHRVLIHVPDDEDWPLVGERVVIGIDESAFLRSAGLLYGLPLISGMLGGIIAEQLAGTGTLAVPVGFALSLAAGLLVVRWHAARPDQQALYRPMLLRRLGVEALAIKAV encoded by the coding sequence ATGATGCAGGAAGAAGGTCAGGTCACGGGACATGGTCGAGAAGGTGTGTGGGTCGAGACTCAGCGCAGCTCCACCTGTGGTTCGTGTAATGCACGCAGCGGCTGTGGCAGTGGTCTGCTTAGCCAGTTCTCACGCCGAAAGCCACACCGTGTGCTGATTCATGTTCCGGACGATGAAGACTGGCCGCTGGTAGGTGAGAGAGTCGTGATCGGTATTGATGAATCTGCCTTCTTGCGCAGTGCTGGCCTGCTTTATGGCTTGCCGCTAATCAGTGGAATGTTGGGCGGCATCATTGCTGAGCAACTGGCGGGTACAGGCACGCTGGCCGTGCCGGTGGGGTTTGCGTTGTCTCTGGCGGCGGGGCTTTTGGTGGTGCGCTGGCATGCGGCGCGTCCTGATCAGCAGGCGCTTTATCGCCCTATGCTACTGCGACGGCTGGGTGTCGAGGCGCTCGCGATCAAGGCGGTGTGA
- the recO gene encoding DNA repair protein RecO, with product MTPQPAFLLHRKPYRETSAMIELLTLDHGRVRAIARGVQRPGSKSRSRLQPFTPLHVTWRGESDLKTLNLMETGGSASLLAGEGLLCGFYANELLTRTLPVEMPVPQLFALYSLTLDEIALPAKRAPALRRLEYSLLEALEQLPQFRTLEDDVLAPDMRYDYVVSERRFRAQPAGAPGIEGRALKLLASEDWGHAGLARETLWLARRALAPLLGNRPLRSRELMMQLTARRRESRQAT from the coding sequence ATGACGCCGCAACCGGCCTTTCTGCTACACCGCAAGCCCTATCGCGAAACCAGTGCCATGATCGAGCTATTGACGCTTGATCATGGTCGTGTGCGTGCGATTGCACGTGGTGTTCAGCGTCCCGGGAGCAAGTCCCGCTCTCGACTCCAGCCGTTTACGCCACTGCATGTGACCTGGCGGGGCGAGAGTGATCTCAAGACGCTCAACCTGATGGAGACTGGCGGTAGCGCCAGTCTCTTGGCGGGCGAGGGCTTGCTGTGTGGCTTCTATGCCAATGAATTGCTGACGCGAACCTTGCCGGTTGAGATGCCGGTGCCGCAGTTGTTCGCGCTCTATTCGTTGACGTTGGATGAGATTGCGTTGCCAGCCAAGCGGGCTCCTGCCCTTCGGCGATTGGAATACAGTCTGCTGGAGGCACTGGAGCAGCTACCGCAGTTTCGTACGCTGGAAGACGACGTGCTGGCCCCAGACATGCGCTATGACTATGTGGTCAGCGAGCGACGCTTTCGTGCGCAACCTGCGGGGGCTCCCGGTATCGAGGGGCGTGCGCTCAAGTTATTGGCCAGTGAAGACTGGGGGCATGCCGGCTTGGCGCGTGAGACTCTGTGGTTGGCACGCCGCGCGTTGGCACCCTTGCTGGGCAATCGCCCTCTGCGTTCTCGCGAATTGATGATGCAGTTGACGGCGCGTCGTCGCGAGAGTCGTCAGGCCACCTGA
- a CDS encoding DegQ family serine endoprotease yields MKPLSRLMMPALAMAALMGTHLVQASELPDFTQLVKDSAPAVVNIATTTEIKRTSAPAFRGPNGEEMPEFFRRFFGDQAPGQDQGGVEKRSSLGSGFIISDDGYIMTNAHVVDGADEVMVRLNDRRELKAQVIGEDKKTDIALLKVTAEDLPTLPLGNSDALEVGEWVAAIGSPFGFDHSVTAGIVSAIDRTLPSDAYVPFIQTDVAINPGNSGGPLFNLDGKVVGINSQIYTRSGGFMGVSFAIPINVAMDVADKLKTDGRVDRGWLGVVIQPVSKDLAESFGLDRARGALIADLDPDGPAAASGLKSGDIITAVDGKDVESSANLPRMVGASSPGDSLKLSLLRDGKSQTLDVKVGPWPGSEKDSVAKATDDKQGLGIAAAELDKTVLKELNIDNGVRVMEVDPQGVAAEAGIAAGDVLVELNQAPLTSVKALRDIVATLPTDRPVSLRLVRNGRPLYVALRMRKDTDK; encoded by the coding sequence ATGAAACCCCTTTCCCGCCTGATGATGCCCGCGCTGGCCATGGCTGCCCTGATGGGCACTCATCTGGTTCAGGCAAGTGAATTGCCCGACTTCACGCAGTTGGTCAAGGACTCAGCGCCAGCAGTGGTGAATATTGCGACCACTACCGAGATTAAGCGCACCTCGGCTCCGGCTTTCCGCGGGCCGAATGGTGAAGAGATGCCGGAATTCTTCCGCCGCTTCTTCGGTGACCAGGCGCCGGGTCAGGATCAGGGCGGTGTCGAGAAGCGCTCCAGTCTCGGCTCTGGTTTCATCATCTCTGATGATGGCTACATCATGACCAATGCGCATGTGGTGGATGGTGCCGATGAGGTGATGGTGCGTCTAAATGACCGCCGCGAGCTGAAGGCGCAGGTGATCGGTGAAGACAAGAAGACTGATATCGCGCTGCTCAAGGTCACGGCGGAAGACTTGCCGACGCTCCCGCTGGGTAACAGTGACGCGCTTGAGGTGGGTGAGTGGGTGGCAGCGATTGGCTCGCCGTTCGGCTTTGATCACTCGGTAACGGCTGGTATCGTCAGTGCCATCGATCGCACCTTGCCGTCGGACGCCTACGTGCCCTTCATCCAGACTGATGTGGCGATCAATCCGGGCAATTCGGGTGGTCCGCTGTTCAATCTTGATGGCAAGGTAGTGGGCATCAACTCCCAGATATATACCCGCTCCGGTGGCTTCATGGGCGTGAGCTTCGCGATTCCCATCAATGTCGCGATGGACGTGGCTGACAAGCTCAAGACTGACGGGCGCGTTGATCGCGGCTGGTTGGGTGTGGTCATTCAGCCGGTTTCCAAGGACCTCGCCGAATCATTCGGCCTTGATCGTGCCCGTGGTGCTCTGATCGCCGATCTCGATCCGGATGGCCCGGCAGCAGCATCAGGGCTCAAGAGTGGTGACATCATCACGGCTGTGGATGGCAAGGATGTCGAAAGTTCCGCCAACCTGCCGCGTATGGTCGGCGCGTCTTCGCCGGGTGATTCGCTGAAGCTCTCCCTGCTGCGTGATGGCAAGAGTCAGACACTGGACGTCAAGGTGGGCCCTTGGCCTGGCAGTGAGAAGGATTCGGTCGCCAAGGCAACTGACGATAAGCAGGGGCTGGGCATCGCCGCTGCCGAGCTCGACAAGACTGTCCTGAAAGAGCTGAACATCGATAACGGTGTGCGGGTGATGGAGGTCGATCCTCAGGGAGTGGCAGCAGAAGCCGGTATTGCGGCGGGTGACGTACTGGTGGAGTTGAACCAGGCACCACTGACAAGTGTGAAAGCGCTTCGTGATATCGTCGCAACACTGCCGACAGATCGTCCGGTGTCATTGCGTCTTGTGCGTAACGGCCGGCCACTCTATGTCGCGCTGCGTATGCGTAAAGATACCGACAAGTAA
- the pdxJ gene encoding pyridoxine 5'-phosphate synthase: MHPLRILLGVNIDHIATLRQARGTRYPDPVQAALVAEEAGADGITVHLREDRRHIQERDVRILAEVLNTRMNLEMAVSEEMLVLAEEVRPANVCLVPEKREELTTEGGLDVAGDLPRIRAACERLATAGCEVSLFIDPEPEQIRAAFEAGAPVIELHTGAYADASGDAARIEFERIAAAAELASELGLIVNAGHGLNYHNVEAIAGISGLNELNIGHAIIARAMFVGLKDAVTEMKRLCIAGQEAGLMAALDAHDHEHDEDGHEHVQGSDCCG; encoded by the coding sequence ATGCATCCGTTGCGTATCCTGCTCGGGGTCAACATTGACCACATCGCCACCTTGCGTCAGGCCCGTGGCACCCGTTATCCGGACCCCGTTCAAGCCGCGCTGGTGGCAGAAGAGGCCGGTGCTGACGGCATTACCGTGCACCTTCGCGAAGACCGTCGTCATATTCAGGAGCGTGACGTTCGCATCCTCGCTGAGGTGCTCAACACGCGCATGAACCTCGAAATGGCCGTCAGTGAAGAGATGCTGGTGCTGGCTGAGGAAGTGCGCCCGGCCAATGTGTGCCTGGTGCCGGAGAAGCGCGAAGAGCTGACTACTGAAGGCGGATTGGATGTCGCGGGTGACTTGCCGCGTATTCGCGCCGCCTGTGAACGTCTGGCGACGGCAGGCTGTGAGGTATCGTTGTTCATCGATCCTGAGCCCGAGCAGATTCGTGCGGCCTTTGAGGCCGGCGCGCCAGTCATCGAGCTGCACACGGGCGCCTACGCTGATGCCAGTGGTGATGCTGCGCGTATCGAGTTTGAGCGCATTGCCGCGGCGGCAGAGCTTGCCAGCGAACTAGGGTTGATCGTCAATGCCGGTCATGGTCTCAACTATCACAATGTTGAGGCGATTGCCGGTATCTCTGGCCTCAATGAGCTGAATATTGGTCATGCGATCATCGCACGTGCCATGTTCGTGGGCCTCAAGGATGCCGTGACCGAGATGAAGCGACTGTGCATTGCAGGCCAGGAAGCCGGTTTGATGGCAGCACTGGACGCGCATGACCATGAGCACGATGAAGATGGCCATGAGCATGTGCAAGGTTCGGACTGCTGCGGATGA
- the acpS gene encoding holo-ACP synthase, translating to MIVGIGTDIARIERFEVAMARHGERFARRLLGDEELARFVGHAQPAAYLAKRFAAKEAFVKALGTGLRQGMRFTQIQVVNDALGKPSFLLSDEAATLSSRAGIRHLHLSISDEREQAIAFVVLER from the coding sequence ATGATTGTCGGCATTGGAACTGACATCGCGCGTATCGAGCGTTTCGAAGTCGCCATGGCACGTCATGGTGAGCGTTTCGCTCGCCGCCTGCTAGGTGATGAAGAGCTCGCGCGCTTTGTGGGGCATGCGCAGCCGGCGGCCTATCTTGCCAAACGCTTTGCGGCCAAGGAAGCGTTCGTCAAAGCGTTGGGAACAGGGTTGCGTCAGGGCATGCGCTTCACACAGATTCAGGTGGTGAATGATGCGCTGGGCAAGCCGTCATTCCTGCTGTCGGATGAAGCTGCGACGTTATCGTCACGTGCTGGTATCCGCCATCTGCATCTCTCGATCAGTGACGAGCGTGAGCAGGCCATCGCCTTCGTGGTGTTGGAGCGCTAG
- the lepA gene encoding translation elongation factor 4: MTERVTPPSLKHIRNFSIIAHIDHGKSTLADRIIQLCEGLSVRELKEQVLDSMDIERERGITIKAQSVTLDYHADDGNTYQLNFIDTPGHVDFSYEVSRSLYACEGALLVVDAGQGVEAQSVANCYTAIEQGLEVLPVLNKMDLPQADPDKVSQEIEEIIGLDATDACQVSAKSGMGMEALLERLVRDIPPPKGDPEAPLQALIIDSWFDNYLGVVSLVRIFDGTLKKGEKIRLKSTGRDWEAGAIGIFTPKRKETGVLRAGEVGFIVAGIKDIMGAPVGDTIVHSKTADKVERLPGFLKVKPQVYAGMFPISSDDFEDFRDALQKLALNDASLHYEPENSDALGFGFRVGFLGTLHMEIIQERLEREYDLDLLTTAPTVIYEVLMDNGDVLPVSNPSKLPDMANVNELREPICRATILVPQEYVGNVITECVNRRGVQLDMQFLGSQIQLIYELPMAEVVMDFFDRLKSISKGYASLDYSFDRFEAARLVRLDVLINGDRVDALASIIHRDHAHGRGRQLVEKMQELIPRQMFDVAIQAAVGGQVVARSTVKALRKNVTAKCYGGDVSRKKKLLEKQKAGKKRMKQVGRVEIPQDAFLAVLKLND; encoded by the coding sequence ATGACCGAACGCGTAACGCCGCCGTCCTTGAAGCATATTCGCAATTTTTCAATCATCGCCCACATCGATCACGGCAAGTCGACGCTGGCTGACCGTATCATTCAGCTGTGCGAAGGGTTGAGCGTCCGTGAGCTCAAGGAGCAGGTGCTTGACTCGATGGACATCGAGCGTGAGCGCGGCATTACCATCAAGGCGCAGTCGGTGACACTCGACTATCACGCTGACGATGGTAATACCTATCAGCTGAACTTCATCGATACCCCGGGCCACGTCGATTTCTCTTACGAAGTCTCACGCTCGCTGTATGCCTGTGAAGGCGCGTTGCTGGTCGTCGATGCGGGCCAGGGCGTCGAAGCCCAGTCGGTCGCCAACTGCTATACGGCCATTGAGCAGGGGCTTGAAGTGCTGCCGGTGCTCAACAAGATGGATCTGCCGCAGGCGGACCCGGACAAGGTCTCCCAGGAAATCGAGGAGATCATCGGTCTTGACGCGACGGACGCCTGCCAGGTGTCTGCAAAGTCCGGCATGGGCATGGAAGCGCTGCTCGAGCGCCTGGTGCGTGACATTCCGCCGCCCAAGGGTGATCCGGAAGCCCCGCTGCAGGCACTGATCATCGACTCCTGGTTCGATAATTATCTAGGCGTCGTCTCGCTGGTGCGTATTTTCGATGGCACGCTCAAGAAGGGCGAGAAGATTCGTCTGAAGTCCACCGGTCGCGATTGGGAAGCTGGTGCGATCGGTATCTTCACACCCAAGCGCAAGGAAACGGGTGTGCTGCGGGCGGGTGAGGTTGGCTTCATCGTCGCCGGTATCAAGGACATCATGGGTGCGCCGGTGGGTGACACCATCGTGCACTCCAAGACGGCTGACAAGGTCGAGCGTCTGCCGGGCTTCCTGAAGGTCAAGCCGCAGGTCTATGCCGGCATGTTCCCGATCAGCTCCGACGACTTTGAGGACTTCCGTGACGCGCTGCAGAAGCTGGCGCTGAACGATGCCTCCTTGCACTATGAGCCAGAAAACTCCGATGCACTGGGCTTTGGCTTCCGTGTCGGCTTCCTCGGCACGTTGCACATGGAAATCATCCAGGAGCGCCTGGAGCGCGAGTATGACCTCGACCTGCTGACCACGGCACCGACGGTCATCTACGAAGTACTCATGGATAACGGTGATGTTCTGCCCGTCTCCAACCCTTCGAAGCTTCCGGATATGGCCAATGTCAATGAGCTGCGTGAGCCCATCTGTCGTGCGACTATCCTCGTGCCGCAGGAGTATGTCGGTAACGTCATCACCGAGTGCGTGAATCGTCGCGGTGTTCAGCTCGACATGCAGTTCCTCGGTAGCCAGATTCAGTTGATCTATGAGCTGCCGATGGCAGAGGTCGTGATGGACTTCTTCGATCGCCTCAAGTCCATCTCCAAGGGCTATGCATCACTGGATTACAGTTTCGACCGTTTCGAAGCCGCCAGGCTGGTGCGCCTTGACGTGCTTATCAATGGTGATCGCGTCGATGCGCTGGCGTCCATCATTCACCGCGATCACGCACACGGCCGTGGCCGTCAGCTGGTCGAGAAGATGCAAGAGCTGATTCCGCGTCAGATGTTCGATGTCGCCATCCAGGCTGCCGTCGGTGGTCAGGTCGTGGCACGCTCTACCGTCAAGGCACTTCGCAAGAACGTGACCGCAAAGTGTTATGGCGGCGATGTCAGCCGCAAGAAGAAGCTGCTCGAGAAACAGAAAGCGGGCAAGAAGCGCATGAAGCAGGTCGGCCGAGTGGAAATTCCTCAGGACGCCTTCCTCGCTGTGCTCAAATTGAACGATTGA
- the rnc gene encoding ribonuclease III translates to MSSTLNAFIKRIGHTFGDASLLELALTHRSYGGQNNERLEFLGDSIVNFLIAEALFLRFPEAREGQLSRLRARLVKGQTLAELGREFNLGENLRLGSGEMKSGGHRRESILADAVEAVIGAIYLDAGMAVVREHVLRWYASRLEALNLQDTQKDPKTRLQEFLQSRQAALPRYEVTSVEGEAHSQTFSVDCHVEMIDTNTTGVGSSRRHAEQQAAEFALQLLEPARGARS, encoded by the coding sequence GTGAGTAGCACGCTGAATGCCTTTATAAAGCGTATCGGCCATACCTTTGGTGATGCCAGCCTGCTGGAGCTAGCACTGACACATCGAAGCTACGGTGGTCAGAACAACGAGCGACTCGAATTTCTTGGCGATTCCATCGTCAATTTCTTGATTGCCGAAGCGTTGTTCCTGCGCTTTCCCGAGGCTCGTGAAGGACAGTTGTCACGTTTGCGAGCACGGCTGGTCAAGGGGCAGACCCTGGCCGAACTCGGTCGTGAGTTCAACCTGGGTGAGAACCTGCGGCTGGGATCTGGCGAGATGAAAAGTGGTGGTCATCGCCGTGAGTCCATCCTCGCCGATGCTGTAGAAGCCGTGATTGGCGCCATCTACCTGGATGCCGGCATGGCCGTTGTACGTGAACACGTACTGCGCTGGTACGCCAGCCGTCTTGAAGCGCTGAACCTTCAAGACACCCAAAAAGATCCCAAGACGCGTCTGCAGGAGTTTCTGCAATCGCGTCAAGCGGCACTGCCGCGCTATGAGGTGACCAGCGTAGAAGGCGAAGCACATTCGCAAACCTTCAGCGTCGATTGCCATGTCGAGATGATCGACACCAACACCACCGGCGTCGGCTCCAGCCGTCGTCACGCTGAACAGCAGGCGGCCGAGTTTGCGCTGCAACTGCTCGAACCTGCCCGCGGAGCCCGCTCATGA
- the era gene encoding GTPase Era has translation MTEHDTVEHDTVEHDTVEHDTADHDVVESGREEQPLPDTRCGFVAIVGRPNVGKSTLMNHILGQKVSITSRRPQTTRHQVMGIHTEGGTQCVFVDTPGIHIMQRDRNKAINRYMNQAATQALRDVDAVVFIVDRTRWMEEDQIVLEKLTNVKAPVYLVVNKVDWLKDKSTLGPWLKSLQERRDFTAIIPMSAKHGTNIDLLLEHVMASLPRGEHMFADDQITNKSSRFLASELVREKVMRQLGDELPYQMTVEIEEFKTDQRGTLHISALMMVERQGQKKILIGENGERIKNIGREARLEMERAFDAKIMLNLWVKVKRGWSDDERALKSLGYNHD, from the coding sequence ATGACGGAGCACGACACGGTAGAGCACGACACGGTAGAGCACGACACGGTAGAGCACGACACTGCAGATCACGACGTCGTAGAGTCAGGGCGGGAAGAGCAGCCGCTTCCGGATACCCGTTGTGGCTTCGTCGCTATCGTCGGCCGGCCCAATGTCGGTAAATCGACTTTGATGAACCATATTCTGGGTCAGAAGGTCTCGATTACGTCACGTCGCCCACAGACCACGCGTCATCAGGTGATGGGTATCCATACCGAGGGCGGCACTCAGTGCGTATTTGTCGATACCCCCGGGATTCACATCATGCAGCGCGATCGCAACAAGGCGATCAATCGTTACATGAACCAGGCTGCCACCCAGGCACTGCGTGATGTAGATGCTGTCGTCTTCATCGTCGACCGCACCCGCTGGATGGAAGAAGATCAGATCGTGCTCGAAAAGCTGACCAACGTGAAGGCGCCGGTCTATCTCGTCGTCAACAAGGTTGATTGGCTCAAGGACAAGAGCACGCTGGGCCCGTGGCTGAAAAGCCTGCAGGAACGTCGTGATTTTACTGCCATCATTCCGATGTCTGCCAAGCACGGCACCAATATCGATCTGCTGCTCGAGCACGTGATGGCGTCTCTGCCGCGTGGCGAGCACATGTTCGCGGATGACCAGATCACCAACAAGAGCTCACGCTTCCTGGCCTCCGAGCTGGTGCGTGAGAAGGTGATGCGTCAGCTGGGCGACGAACTGCCCTACCAGATGACTGTCGAGATCGAAGAGTTCAAGACCGATCAACGCGGCACACTCCACATCAGCGCCTTGATGATGGTCGAGCGCCAGGGTCAGAAGAAGATTCTGATCGGCGAGAATGGCGAGCGGATCAAGAATATCGGTCGCGAAGCGCGTCTCGAGATGGAGCGTGCCTTCGATGCCAAGATCATGCTCAACCTGTGGGTCAAGGTGAAGCGCGGCTGGTCTGATGACGAGCGTGCCCTCAAGAGCCTTGGTTACAATCACGACTGA